The Leptospiraceae bacterium genomic interval ACGGAACCCACGGACAGCGCAGTCGGCTCACCTACGGCAAATACTCATTTTTCTCTATGAAAGTTGCCGAAGCGCCCAGAAATACCTTTTGAGTTTGGATGTTTTCTTTTATAACGTAGAGATTTTCCGACTCCAAAAAGGCTTATTATAATCCAAAAACTTTCAATAATCACGGAGGAAAGATTCCAATTATAAAAAAGGGAATAAAGAATTAACATCGCCCCAACTAAATTTATAACTGAGTAGGATAGAGAGTTCGCTTTAATTCTTTCTAATTGTAGCAGCACATAGGAAATGAGAATAAGGAAAACACCTATTAGACCGATCACATCATGTATGTCGTCAATCATATATTATTCCAGGTATTTCTTGAGCAAGTCAGGAAATATTTTTAATTTTTCAAGGATGAGGATAAATAGAAATATACCCATAGCGGCAAATACGAATAAAACCATTAGTAGCAGATAATACTTGATAGTCCATTCGAGTGCTACCTTAAATCGATGCAGAAAAATTGTGAGCCAAGATTTCTTTGCTTGTCCTGATTCTGATAACGAAAATTTAATGGTGCAAAATTCATTTTCTGTGTCGAATTCTCCGAGCTTCACTCCTAGCTTTTGAATTGACTCTTCCACTTCTAAAATTTTATTTTCCAAATTTATCAGTTCATCAATTTTTCCTCCCTTACCTTTGAAAGAGATGAGAGCAGTTCTTGTTTTTTCCAATGATTCCCTTTGTGCATTCAAATCACTGTATTCGTTTGTCTTATCGGTTTTATTTACTTGTATCGATTCTAGTCTTCCGATTTTTTTAATTTCTAAAATCATTTCGTCAAACTTATCGGGATTAACCCCTATCCCTAGATTCAAATGTCTTTTTCCTTCGAGTCCTGAACTTTCTTCGTATTGAATTAGCGCTTTAAAATTCTTGATTAACTCTCTCGTATTCTTTTCTTCTTTTTCAAATTCATTCGTGCTAGATGCCAGCGAGCCGACTTTTTCATATTTCTGATCGAAACTTTTCGTCTGAGCGGGTAATGTCAAACTTTGATTCTCTGTCTTGTAAAATTTCTTTTCACTCGCATAATTCTTCCTGATTAACTCAAACCCATTCTGCGTATTAAAACTCTGACCAGGTGTTTGCCTGACTGCATCATCAGAATATTCTACATACCCATATATTAGCCGCAGAGAAAATAAGCCTGCGAATGAAATTAGAAAATAGAGAAATATTTTTTTAAATTTAGTTTTTAGAAATTCCTTTTCCATAGCCCCAACCTAGTTTTTATTTTGTAAGATTCATTATCGTAACTCCTATGGAATCGGCTATAAAAAATCTAAATTATTTCGTTGAAAAACTTATACACCAATAAACATTAGGAGTATGCTGCCTCAAAATGCAAACTCAGGCGTTCAATTGACATTCAGCTCTCTCGCTGACGAAAAAATTAAAGAGCTCCAAGCTATCATCGATGGAATTACAGAACCGTTGATTCTAATTGATCAAAATTTCGACATCAAGCGCGTGAACCAAGCCACTTTGAGTTTTACAAATGAAGCGGGTTACAGAGATTTAACCAAGCAAAAATGCTACACTAAACTGTATGGACGAGAAAATATTTGTCCTTACTGTCCATTCCTTTCTCATAAAATGGAGCACTCCGATTTTTCAGATGTATTCGATGTAAAATCAAATCCTATTCCAGAAATTAAACGAGAAGTTCTCTTTAAATACGATGGAAAAAATCAAAATCTGAATCTTTCTTTTTTTCCACTCATCGACAAAGACGGAGCCATTTATTCTTTCGTTGAAAAAATTAGTAACATCACAAAGATCAAAGAAAAGGAAGAAGAAAATCTTCGCATGAGAAATCTCGCTTCTCTAGGTATTATGATTTCTGGTGTCGCTCATGAGTTGAACAATCCATTAACGGGCATTAGCCTCACTGTGCAAAATTTAGTAAACAATCTTTCTCATTTTGCTCCGGAGCTAATACTCAATCGCCTCGACCTAATTCAAAAAGACCTTGCTCGAGCAGCTCTCATTGTATCTGACATTATCAGTTTTGCAAAGCCCGAGCGTTCTAAATATACGTTAGCCGATCTAGTAGAGGTTATTTATAAAGCAAAAGAAACAGTTCAGAGACTCTATCCTGATTTATCTAAAAATGTTACTTGGGAAATCAATGCTGATGATGAATATATTTTCTATTTCAATCCATTTAAAATCGAACGTCTCTTTTTAAACTTATTTAGAAATTCTCTTCAGGCTTTTGACTATACTAAGGGCTACATCCGAGTAGACGTTAAGAAGAAAAAAAATTCTACCATCGTCACAATTGAAGACAATGCTGGAGGTATTCCTGAAAATGTTCTCGATAAAATATTTGATCCCTTTTATTCCAATCGTAAAGAAGGCAGTGGCACTGGATTAGGACTATCCATTTGTCACTCTATTGTTAAAGATCACAACGGTAAGATCAATGTAAAATCTTCCGATGATCGAACTAAGTTTTCCATCTCAATCCCAACTATTAAATCACAGACAAGAAAATGAAAAAAATATTAATCGTAGAAGACATCCACTCCATTAGAACCGCTATCAAAGATGTATTAGCCATTGAATACTCTGCATTTGATGCTAAAAATTATTCCGAAGCCGTTGAAATTCTGAAATCTGAAAAGATAGACCTTTTGATTACTGACATCAAGATGCCAGGCAAATCCGGTCTCGATCTAATTCGTCATGTTAGAGAGCACTATCCCGAAACTCTTTATACTCTTATCACTGCCTATAACATCAACGATTATATCAAGTTTGCTAAAGATTACGGAGTATGGAATATTATCCCCAAGTATTCTTTTTTGGATTTACAATTCATCTCCGTTATGGTTAACAAGCTATTAACCGGTGATATTTTTGGCGTCGAAAAATATTTTGACAAAGATCTAATCATCAATGATAAAAATACAGTTGGTAAATTTGAAACTCCTCCACCCAAAGGAATAGTATTTAAAACAATCAAGTCAGACAAAGAACGAGAGTTTTTATCCAATCGCATAGGAAAATTCCTAATTGAAAAAGGTGCTCCCAAAATAATCAATCAAGTCATCGAGGAACTAACGTCTAACGCTATGATTCGTGCCCCCCGCGATGAAAAAGGAAAATCAAAATACCAACTAGAACTTCCAGCACGCGATCTACTGATTAGTGATGAAAAAATTGAGCTCTCCGAGAGCGACTATTTCGAAATAGGTTACGGAACTTACAATAAAACATTTATCATTGTTACCCGCGATAAATTTGGCTCACTCAAGAAAGAAGAAATTTTAAACCGACTCGATAGACATATAAACGTCGATGAAACTACAGGACTTCCTCCCGGCATAAGCGACTCTCACGGGCGCGGACTCTATATTTGCCGCGAAGTCTCTGATAGTATTATTTTTAATATCGAAAAAGGAGTCCGCACGGAAGTAATTACCTTCTTAGATAACAATGAGAATAAGTCCTATAAGTCGCTTTCGATTTATGAAAAATGAAATTAGCCTACTACCACATACTCGACTGGGTAACTGTAATTATACGCTTTTGTCTTTGGTGCAAATGCAACTAAGATTGTAAGAATTCCTACTCGTCCCATAAACATCACAACGGAAATTACAATTTTACTCAGGTCGGAGAGACTCGGTGTGATTCCTCTTGTCAGACCTACAGTTCCGAAAGCAGACACTACTTCGTAACAAATATCTAGAAATGGAAATGGCTCTACTAGTATCATCGAAAAAATTGCGATAAAAATAATGAACAGAGACAAAACAATAGTAGCCGACGCACGCGAAATAGAAGCAGGAGAAATCGTTCTATTAAATATATCCAATCGGTTTCTTCCTCTAACTAAGTCTACTATATGTAAGGCGCTAACTGCAAATGTGCTCGTCTTGATTCCTCCTCCCGTTGAATTCGGCGAAGCTCCAATCCACATGAGTAGGAAAGAGAAGAATACCATTGGCACACCCATCTTTGCAATATCAAGAGTGTTAAATCCTGCTGTTCTTGAAGTAACTGAGTAAAAAATGGAATGAAAAATTCTCTCTGACCATGGTAGATTTTTGAGAGTATAGTTTGTTTCCAGGAAATAATAAGCAATAGCCCCTAGAAAGAAGAAAAGAATACTTACAATGATTACTAATTTAGTCGAAACAGAGAGCTTGATATGACTTGCATCGGGAGTAAATATTTTTTTTGAAATTTCGCTTACGACTGGAAAGCCAAGCCCTCCGAAAATAATTAAAACCATAATTGTCGTGAGATAGATTTTTCCTTCTATAAAAAAAGTTTCTGCTAGCCCATTTGGAAAAAGAGAGAATCCTGCGTTACAAAATGCAGAAATAGAATGAAATATCGAGAAGAAAATTTTCTCCATTCCATTTAACTTTGCTTGATTCGGTAAATAATTATACAGAAGTTGTGCTCCCACGGCTTCTATGATAAGAGTCTGAATTGCGATATGCCGGATAATCTTTTTTACTCTCCCGATTGCCTCTTCACTCAGCAAATCTTTCATAAGTAATTTATCATTTACCGAAGCCTGTCCAGCTAAAAAAATTGAGAAGAAAGTCGTCAGAGTAATAAGCCCTAGTCCTCCGACTTGAATTAAAAATAAAACTATCACTTGACCCATCGTAGTAAAGGAATCAAATATATTAATCGTAGAAAGCC includes:
- a CDS encoding DUF4349 domain-containing protein codes for the protein MEKEFLKTKFKKIFLYFLISFAGLFSLRLIYGYVEYSDDAVRQTPGQSFNTQNGFELIRKNYASEKKFYKTENQSLTLPAQTKSFDQKYEKVGSLASSTNEFEKEEKNTRELIKNFKALIQYEESSGLEGKRHLNLGIGVNPDKFDEMILEIKKIGRLESIQVNKTDKTNEYSDLNAQRESLEKTRTALISFKGKGGKIDELINLENKILEVEESIQKLGVKLGEFDTENEFCTIKFSLSESGQAKKSWLTIFLHRFKVALEWTIKYYLLLMVLFVFAAMGIFLFILILEKLKIFPDLLKKYLE
- a CDS encoding HAMP domain-containing histidine kinase, with the protein product MLPQNANSGVQLTFSSLADEKIKELQAIIDGITEPLILIDQNFDIKRVNQATLSFTNEAGYRDLTKQKCYTKLYGRENICPYCPFLSHKMEHSDFSDVFDVKSNPIPEIKREVLFKYDGKNQNLNLSFFPLIDKDGAIYSFVEKISNITKIKEKEEENLRMRNLASLGIMISGVAHELNNPLTGISLTVQNLVNNLSHFAPELILNRLDLIQKDLARAALIVSDIISFAKPERSKYTLADLVEVIYKAKETVQRLYPDLSKNVTWEINADDEYIFYFNPFKIERLFLNLFRNSLQAFDYTKGYIRVDVKKKKNSTIVTIEDNAGGIPENVLDKIFDPFYSNRKEGSGTGLGLSICHSIVKDHNGKINVKSSDDRTKFSISIPTIKSQTRK
- a CDS encoding response regulator → MKKILIVEDIHSIRTAIKDVLAIEYSAFDAKNYSEAVEILKSEKIDLLITDIKMPGKSGLDLIRHVREHYPETLYTLITAYNINDYIKFAKDYGVWNIIPKYSFLDLQFISVMVNKLLTGDIFGVEKYFDKDLIINDKNTVGKFETPPPKGIVFKTIKSDKEREFLSNRIGKFLIEKGAPKIINQVIEELTSNAMIRAPRDEKGKSKYQLELPARDLLISDEKIELSESDYFEIGYGTYNKTFIIVTRDKFGSLKKEEILNRLDRHINVDETTGLPPGISDSHGRGLYICREVSDSIIFNIEKGVRTEVITFLDNNENKSYKSLSIYEK
- a CDS encoding portal protein; the encoded protein is MHGFHFIYTRNVSRALFALCGLLSISTLTIEYGFYYSREWGNYIWIVNSFAINYLLLYEIIGFIFTTEEYPVYIKNHKPELMVVALVLLQKIFEQDIVNYLHLGEFGTKDTALLFLSINQIFLIFSNMARLVRNTRIYNLKKLNPSRIFFFSFASIGIIGTLLLSLPKSQKVDLRLIDIIFTVVSATCVTGLSTINIFDSFTTMGQVIVLFLIQVGGLGLITLTTFFSIFLAGQASVNDKLLMKDLLSEEAIGRVKKIIRHIAIQTLIIEAVGAQLLYNYLPNQAKLNGMEKIFFSIFHSISAFCNAGFSLFPNGLAETFFIEGKIYLTTIMVLIIFGGLGFPVVSEISKKIFTPDASHIKLSVSTKLVIIVSILFFFLGAIAYYFLETNYTLKNLPWSERIFHSIFYSVTSRTAGFNTLDIAKMGVPMVFFSFLLMWIGASPNSTGGGIKTSTFAVSALHIVDLVRGRNRLDIFNRTISPASISRASATIVLSLFIIFIAIFSMILVEPFPFLDICYEVVSAFGTVGLTRGITPSLSDLSKIVISVVMFMGRVGILTILVAFAPKTKAYNYSYPVEYVVVG